One Streptomyces sp. RPA4-2 genomic window carries:
- a CDS encoding methyltransferase gives MSDPMRPRASLRTAVVWEVLKDALDRRVKATGRESLDVLDTGGGSGNFAVPVARLGHRVTVVDPSPNALFALERRAAEAGVADRVKGVQGDAHGLFDVVERGGYDAVLCHGVLEYVDNPAEGVRNVVDALRPEGVLSLLAAGLGGAVIARALAGHFKEARHALADPDGRWGEGDPVPHRFTAEQLTALVEGAGLRVGAVHGVRVFADLVPGVLVDTEPGALEALLKLEAAAAELASFHSVATQLHVLGETQGADGG, from the coding sequence GTGTCGGACCCGATGCGCCCCCGCGCTTCTCTCCGTACCGCCGTGGTCTGGGAGGTCCTCAAGGACGCCCTCGACCGCCGGGTCAAGGCGACCGGGCGGGAGTCCCTGGACGTTCTCGACACCGGGGGCGGCAGCGGCAACTTCGCGGTGCCCGTGGCCCGTCTCGGCCACCGTGTCACCGTCGTCGACCCGAGTCCGAACGCGCTGTTCGCGCTGGAGCGCCGCGCCGCCGAGGCGGGCGTCGCCGACCGCGTCAAGGGCGTTCAGGGCGACGCCCACGGTCTCTTCGACGTCGTCGAGCGAGGCGGCTACGACGCGGTGCTGTGCCACGGGGTCCTCGAGTACGTGGACAACCCGGCCGAGGGCGTGCGCAACGTGGTGGACGCGCTGCGCCCCGAGGGTGTCCTCAGCCTGCTCGCCGCCGGCCTGGGCGGTGCGGTGATCGCCCGCGCCCTCGCCGGACACTTCAAGGAGGCCAGGCACGCCCTCGCCGACCCGGACGGACGCTGGGGCGAGGGCGACCCGGTACCCCACCGCTTCACCGCCGAGCAGCTCACCGCGCTCGTCGAGGGCGCCGGCCTGCGCGTCGGCGCGGTGCACGGCGTACGGGTCTTCGCGGACCTGGTCCCCGGAGTCCTCGTGGACACCGAACCGGGAGCCCTCGAAGCCCTCCTGAAGCTGGAGGCGGCGGCCGCGGAACTCGCCTCGTTCCACTCCGTGGCCACGCAGCTTCATGTGCTCGGTGAGACGCAGGGGGCGGACGGGGGCTGA
- a CDS encoding MoxR family ATPase, with the protein MTTYDDRASLTDLTATVERVRSSVEGVIEGKPEVVRLSLTVLLAEGHLLIEDVPGVGKTMLAKALARSIDCSVRRIQFTPDLLPSDITGVSIWDQQRRDFEFKPGAIFAQIVIGDEINRASPKTQSALLESMEERQVTIDGTTYELPSPFMVVATQNPVEMEGTYPLPEAQRDRFMARVSIGYPSAEAELQMLDIHGGVNPLDDLQPVAHAHEIVKLIDAVRTVHVADSVRRYAVDLVAATRAHPDLRLGASPRATLHLLRAAKASAALSGREYALPDDIQALAVAVLAHRLLPTAQAQLNRRTAEQVVQEILQHTPVPAAPQQQAGSGFTMGRGAPAFGQQPPRRL; encoded by the coding sequence GTGACGACCTATGACGATCGAGCGAGCCTCACGGATCTGACCGCCACTGTGGAGCGAGTCCGCAGTTCGGTGGAAGGAGTGATCGAGGGCAAGCCAGAGGTCGTACGGCTTTCGCTGACCGTGCTGCTCGCCGAGGGGCATCTTCTGATCGAGGATGTCCCGGGCGTCGGCAAGACCATGCTCGCCAAGGCGCTGGCCCGGTCCATCGACTGCTCGGTGCGGCGTATCCAGTTCACGCCCGACCTGCTGCCCTCGGACATCACCGGTGTGTCCATCTGGGACCAGCAGCGCCGGGACTTCGAGTTCAAGCCGGGCGCGATCTTCGCGCAGATCGTGATCGGCGACGAGATCAACCGCGCCTCGCCCAAGACGCAGTCCGCGCTCCTGGAGTCCATGGAGGAGCGCCAGGTCACCATCGACGGGACGACCTACGAACTGCCCAGCCCCTTCATGGTGGTCGCCACGCAGAACCCCGTCGAGATGGAGGGCACCTACCCGCTGCCGGAGGCCCAGCGCGACCGTTTCATGGCCCGTGTCTCCATCGGCTACCCCAGCGCGGAGGCCGAACTGCAGATGCTGGACATCCACGGCGGCGTGAACCCGCTGGACGACCTCCAGCCCGTGGCGCACGCGCACGAGATCGTGAAGCTGATCGACGCCGTCCGCACGGTCCACGTCGCGGACAGCGTCCGGCGGTACGCGGTCGACCTGGTCGCCGCCACGCGCGCCCACCCCGATCTGAGACTCGGCGCCTCACCGCGTGCCACGCTGCACCTGCTGCGCGCGGCGAAGGCGTCCGCCGCCCTGAGCGGCCGGGAGTACGCGCTGCCGGACGACATCCAGGCACTCGCCGTGGCGGTCCTGGCACACCGTCTGCTCCCCACCGCCCAGGCGCAGCTGAACCGTCGTACGGCCGAGCAGGTCGTCCAGGAGATCCTTCAGCACACCCCCGTTCCGGCAGCACCCCAGCAGCAGGCCGGCTCGGGCTTCACCATGGGCCGCGGCGCGCCCGCGTTCGGCCAGCAGCCGCCCCGGAGGCTGTGA
- a CDS encoding DUF3488 and transglutaminase-like domain-containing protein, with amino-acid sequence MSGRARLTLCSAAATLMAACALLPLVDPVTWLFQAAFLLALQTGVGALTRRAPLARPLTVAAQALVTLMLLTLVFARQQALLGFVPGPEAFQHLGDLLQTGTDDVGRYAIPAPLSDGIRLMLVGGVLVIGLAVDALAVTFRSAAPAGLPLLALYSVAAGLSGGGATWLWFLLAAGGYLMLLLAEGRDRLSQWGRVFGGAPRSQGPDVSSGATAPVRTGRRIGAVALGVALVVPLGLPALDGGLLDAAGAGVGPGSGGGGTISAVNPLVSLRDSLNVDEDRQVMSYRTNTEDTQDMYLRIVSLDDFDGTAWKPAQRHIQDVPDTFPTPIGLGADVRRSEIRTRIAAADWYAQDWLPMPYPASRVSIKGSWRYEPVGRTLVGDHGQNTRGVQYDVTSLVVQPTAAQLADAPEPPKALKREFTKVPESLPAVVARTARDVTAGSANHYEQAVKLQDYFAVNGGFTYDTQVQVGSGSAAIARFLRDKQGFCVHFSFAMASMARTLGIPARVAVGFTPGSPQADGSMSVGLRDAHAWPELYFEGVGWTRFEPTPNRGSVPDYTQTATPGLDNPALPKPTTSTSAAPSTAPSAGNNCSARQERREACASQSAPAAVGSTDDGTPWLQILGLTLLGLLVLALPLLPMLWRLRVRSLRLGAHGRGEEDAAAYALAAWLEVTDTAWDYGIVPDESRTPRNAAARIVRLGHLDGEAAEAVHRVAAAVEQVLYAPRPMLTAGLAEDARRVADALRTPASRIARLRALVAPRSAIRVAWAASARRATVTARMAARKETLLRRPSGQNG; translated from the coding sequence ATGAGCGGGCGGGCGCGACTGACACTGTGCTCGGCGGCGGCCACGCTGATGGCGGCGTGCGCCCTGCTGCCGCTGGTCGATCCGGTGACCTGGCTGTTCCAGGCGGCGTTCCTGCTGGCGCTGCAGACCGGGGTGGGCGCGCTGACCCGGCGTGCGCCGCTGGCCCGGCCGCTGACCGTGGCGGCGCAGGCGCTGGTGACGCTGATGCTGCTGACCCTGGTCTTCGCCCGGCAGCAGGCACTCCTCGGGTTCGTTCCCGGACCGGAGGCGTTCCAGCACCTCGGCGACCTGCTCCAGACCGGCACGGACGACGTCGGGCGGTACGCGATACCCGCACCGCTGTCCGACGGCATCCGGCTGATGCTGGTCGGCGGTGTCCTGGTGATCGGGCTCGCGGTGGACGCGCTCGCGGTGACGTTCCGCAGCGCGGCCCCCGCCGGGCTCCCGCTGCTCGCGCTGTACTCGGTCGCCGCGGGGCTGTCGGGCGGCGGGGCCACCTGGCTGTGGTTCCTGCTCGCGGCCGGGGGCTATCTGATGCTGCTTCTGGCGGAGGGCCGTGACCGGCTCTCGCAGTGGGGCCGCGTCTTCGGCGGCGCGCCCCGCTCCCAGGGACCGGACGTCTCGTCGGGCGCGACCGCACCGGTCCGCACGGGGCGGCGCATCGGCGCGGTCGCGCTGGGTGTCGCCCTGGTGGTGCCGCTCGGCCTGCCCGCGCTCGACGGTGGTCTGCTGGACGCCGCCGGTGCGGGCGTCGGTCCGGGCTCCGGCGGCGGAGGCACGATCTCCGCGGTGAACCCGCTGGTCTCCCTCCGCGACAGCCTGAACGTGGACGAGGACCGCCAGGTCATGTCCTACCGCACCAACACCGAAGACACCCAGGACATGTATCTGCGGATCGTGTCCCTGGACGACTTCGACGGCACGGCGTGGAAGCCGGCCCAGCGGCACATCCAGGACGTGCCCGACACGTTCCCGACACCGATCGGCCTCGGGGCGGACGTCCGCCGCAGCGAGATCCGCACCCGCATCGCGGCGGCCGACTGGTACGCGCAGGACTGGCTTCCGATGCCGTACCCCGCGAGCCGGGTGAGCATCAAGGGCAGTTGGCGCTACGAACCGGTGGGCCGCACGCTCGTCGGCGACCACGGCCAGAACACGCGCGGTGTTCAGTACGACGTCACCAGCCTGGTCGTCCAGCCGACCGCGGCACAGCTCGCGGACGCGCCGGAGCCGCCGAAGGCCCTGAAGCGCGAGTTCACCAAGGTGCCCGAGTCGCTGCCCGCGGTGGTGGCCCGGACCGCGCGCGACGTCACCGCGGGCTCGGCGAACCACTACGAGCAGGCGGTCAAGCTCCAGGACTACTTCGCGGTGAACGGCGGATTCACCTACGACACCCAGGTACAGGTCGGCAGTGGTTCGGCCGCGATCGCGCGCTTCCTGAGGGACAAGCAGGGTTTCTGCGTCCACTTCTCCTTCGCGATGGCCTCGATGGCCCGCACGCTGGGGATACCGGCCAGGGTCGCGGTGGGTTTCACGCCCGGCAGCCCGCAGGCCGACGGTTCGATGTCGGTGGGGCTGCGGGACGCGCACGCCTGGCCCGAGCTGTACTTCGAGGGGGTGGGCTGGACCCGCTTCGAGCCGACCCCGAACCGGGGTTCGGTGCCGGACTACACCCAGACGGCCACCCCTGGCCTGGACAATCCGGCGCTGCCGAAGCCGACGACCTCGACGTCCGCGGCGCCGTCCACCGCGCCGTCGGCCGGCAACAACTGCTCGGCCCGGCAGGAGAGGCGGGAGGCGTGCGCGAGCCAGTCCGCGCCGGCCGCGGTGGGCTCCACGGACGACGGCACACCGTGGTTGCAGATCCTGGGGCTGACCCTGTTGGGGCTCCTGGTGCTGGCGTTGCCGTTGCTGCCGATGCTGTGGCGGCTGCGGGTCCGGTCCCTGCGGCTCGGTGCGCACGGCCGTGGTGAGGAGGACGCGGCGGCGTACGCGCTGGCGGCCTGGCTGGAGGTGACCGATACGGCGTGGGACTACGGCATCGTGCCGGACGAGTCCCGGACGCCGCGCAACGCGGCGGCGAGGATCGTGAGGCTCGGGCATCTCGACGGTGAGGCCGCGGAGGCGGTGCACCGGGTGGCGGCGGCGGTGGAGCAGGTTCTCTACGCTCCGCGTCCCATGCTGACGGCGGGGCTCGCCGAGGACGCCCGCCGGGTCGCGGATGCCCTGCGCACTCCGGCGAGCCGGATCGCCCGGTTGCGCGCGCTTGTCGCACCACGCTCAGCCATCAGGGTGGCCTGGGCCGCGTCGGCCCGCCGGGCGACCGTGACGGCTCGGATGGCGGCCCGCAAGGAGACTCTGCTGCGACGCCCCTCGGGGCAGAACGGCTGA
- a CDS encoding DUF58 domain-containing protein, producing the protein MSGGPGDAEDEKGGLRTALAGLTTRGRSFLAAGIAAVICAYVLGQSDLLRVGLLLAALPLVCASVLYRTRYRVAGSRRLSPGRVPAGSEARVHLRMDNVSRLPTGLLMLQDRVPYVLGPRPRFVLDRVEAGGRREVSYRVRSDLRGRYPLGPLQLRLTDPFGMCELTRSFSTYDTLTVIPRVEPLPPVRLTGEAKGYGEGRQRSLALAGEDDIIPRGYRYGDDLRRVHWRLTARYGELMVRREEQPQRSRCTVLLDTRGIAYQGAGPDSAFEWAVSGTASSLVHMLERGFSVRLLTDDGSSVPGEGSDGFAGASQQSADAAGLMMDTLAVIDHSDGTGLSRAYDVLRSGNEGLLIAFLGDLDEEQATVLAKMRQRSGGAVAFLLDSDAWVREPTDVPGPLGRSEDRLRMLREAGWTAVTVPRGADLAGLWRLADRQRTDAASTGSTAGGGVR; encoded by the coding sequence ATGTCCGGGGGGCCGGGCGACGCCGAGGACGAGAAGGGCGGACTGCGCACCGCGCTCGCCGGTCTCACCACACGCGGACGCTCCTTCCTCGCCGCCGGAATCGCCGCCGTGATCTGCGCCTACGTCCTGGGGCAGAGCGATCTGCTCCGGGTCGGCCTGCTGCTCGCCGCGCTTCCCCTGGTCTGCGCGAGCGTGCTGTACCGCACCCGGTACCGCGTCGCGGGTAGCCGCAGGCTCTCCCCCGGGCGCGTACCCGCCGGCTCCGAGGCCCGGGTCCATCTGCGGATGGACAACGTCTCCCGGCTGCCCACCGGACTGCTGATGCTCCAGGACCGGGTGCCGTACGTCCTCGGGCCGCGGCCCCGATTCGTCCTGGACCGGGTGGAGGCGGGCGGTCGCCGCGAGGTGTCCTACCGGGTGCGCTCCGACCTGCGTGGCCGCTATCCGCTGGGACCGCTGCAACTGCGGCTCACGGACCCCTTCGGCATGTGCGAGCTGACGCGCTCCTTCTCCACGTACGACACCCTGACCGTCATCCCGCGCGTGGAGCCGCTGCCGCCGGTGCGGCTGACCGGCGAGGCCAAGGGGTACGGCGAGGGACGGCAGCGCTCGCTGGCCCTGGCCGGCGAGGACGACATCATCCCGCGCGGCTACCGCTACGGCGACGACCTGCGCCGGGTGCACTGGCGCCTGACTGCGCGCTACGGCGAACTGATGGTCCGTCGCGAGGAACAGCCACAGCGCTCCCGCTGCACGGTGCTGCTCGACACCCGGGGCATCGCCTACCAGGGTGCGGGCCCCGACTCGGCCTTCGAGTGGGCGGTTTCGGGCACGGCGTCGTCACTGGTGCACATGCTGGAGCGGGGCTTCTCGGTCAGGCTGCTGACGGACGACGGCAGTTCGGTCCCCGGTGAGGGCTCGGACGGGTTCGCGGGCGCGAGCCAGCAGTCGGCGGACGCCGCCGGGCTGATGATGGACACACTCGCCGTCATCGACCACTCGGACGGCACCGGTCTGTCCCGCGCCTACGACGTGCTGCGCAGCGGGAACGAAGGGCTGCTGATCGCCTTCCTCGGCGACCTTGACGAGGAGCAGGCGACGGTGCTCGCCAAGATGCGCCAGCGCAGCGGTGGAGCCGTCGCCTTCCTGCTGGACAGCGACGCCTGGGTCCGGGAACCCACCGACGTCCCCGGCCCGTTGGGCAGAAGCGAGGATCGACTGCGCATGCTGCGCGAGGCGGGCTGGACCGCCGTGACGGTGCCGCGCGGCGCGGACCTCGCGGGCCTGTGGCGGCTGGCGGACCGACAGCGCACGGACGCCGCGTCAACGGGGAGTACGGCAGGGGGTGGAGTCCGATGA
- a CDS encoding septum formation initiator family protein: MSRKPELKGRAARLARLLPAGAAHAARTPFVLLVVLLLGGGLIGLLVLNSALSEGSFHLDDLQKGTKTLTDEEQALQRDVDAYSAPDALQRRARELGMIPGGDPAFLNPDGTVKGVPEAAARDSSLQNPATRPPEVLASSATASRTPRTGTPATGTSATPAATPVTPATGTPAVTTPAATPRAAGTPSTPVTSRARSLASVPTPTPTTPTLTPSTQRSSTPGR, encoded by the coding sequence GTGAGCCGGAAACCCGAACTCAAGGGCCGAGCCGCCCGGCTCGCCCGGCTTCTCCCGGCCGGCGCGGCCCACGCCGCCCGCACCCCCTTCGTCCTGCTCGTCGTGCTCCTGCTCGGCGGTGGGCTGATCGGCCTGCTCGTGCTGAACTCCGCGCTGAGCGAGGGTTCCTTCCACCTCGACGACCTCCAGAAGGGCACCAAGACCCTCACCGACGAGGAGCAGGCGCTGCAGCGGGACGTGGACGCCTACTCGGCGCCCGACGCCCTCCAGCGCCGCGCCCGTGAGCTGGGCATGATCCCGGGCGGCGACCCCGCCTTCCTCAACCCGGACGGCACCGTCAAGGGCGTCCCCGAAGCGGCCGCCCGGGATTCCTCCCTGCAGAACCCGGCGACGCGCCCGCCCGAGGTCCTCGCCTCCTCGGCTACCGCGAGCCGGACCCCGCGCACCGGCACCCCGGCCACCGGCACCTCGGCCACCCCCGCCGCCACGCCCGTCACCCCGGCCACCGGCACCCCGGCCGTCACCACCCCGGCCGCCACCCCCCGGGCCGCCGGTACCCCCAGCACCCCCGTCACCTCCCGCGCACGGTCCCTCGCTTCCGTTCCCACCCCCACCCCCACCACCCCCACGCTCACCCCGTCCACGCAGCGCTCCTCGACCCCCGGCAGGTGA
- a CDS encoding DUF3040 domain-containing protein codes for MPLSEHEQRMLEQMERALYAEDPKFATALEGSGLRTYTRRRVYQAVAGFLVGIALLMAGMVAVQIWLSVVGFLVMLGCAVLAVTGWRKAPKPGEQPATPGAPAARRQARQRRSMMDRIEQRWQRRRDEQGQ; via the coding sequence GTGCCGCTCTCGGAGCACGAGCAGCGAATGCTCGAGCAGATGGAGCGAGCGCTGTACGCCGAAGATCCCAAGTTCGCGACAGCGCTTGAGGGAAGCGGGCTGCGTACGTACACCCGGCGACGGGTCTACCAGGCGGTCGCGGGCTTTCTGGTGGGTATCGCGCTCCTCATGGCCGGAATGGTCGCAGTACAGATCTGGCTGAGCGTGGTGGGTTTTCTTGTCATGCTGGGCTGTGCGGTGCTTGCCGTCACCGGTTGGCGCAAGGCTCCCAAGCCGGGAGAACAACCGGCGACGCCCGGCGCACCCGCCGCGCGTCGCCAGGCCAGACAGCGCCGCTCCATGATGGACCGCATCGAACAACGCTGGCAGCGGCGCCGCGACGAGCAGGGCCAGTAG
- a CDS encoding carbonic anhydrase: MTTSASVPTEPEDAISARGASPDGTVTDRLVDANRLYAAAFADPGMDARPVLHVAVVACMDARLDLHAALGLELGDCHTIRNAGGVVTDDVIRSLTISQRALGTRSVVLIHHTGCGLESLTEEFRHDLEMEVGQRPAWAVEAFRDVEQDVRQSMQRVRTSPFLLHTDDVRGFVFDVTTGLLREIDPA, encoded by the coding sequence ATGACGACTTCTGCATCCGTACCCACAGAGCCCGAAGACGCCATATCGGCCCGCGGCGCCTCTCCCGACGGCACCGTGACCGATCGTCTCGTCGACGCGAACCGGCTGTACGCCGCCGCGTTCGCCGACCCGGGGATGGACGCCCGGCCCGTGCTGCACGTGGCCGTGGTGGCCTGCATGGATGCCCGGCTCGACCTGCACGCGGCACTCGGCCTGGAGCTCGGCGACTGCCACACCATCCGCAACGCGGGCGGTGTGGTCACCGACGACGTGATCCGCTCCCTCACGATCAGCCAGCGGGCGCTCGGCACCCGTAGCGTCGTGCTCATCCACCACACCGGCTGCGGCCTGGAGTCCCTCACCGAGGAGTTCCGGCACGACCTGGAGATGGAGGTCGGCCAGCGTCCCGCCTGGGCGGTCGAGGCCTTCCGGGACGTCGAACAGGACGTACGACAGTCGATGCAACGGGTGCGCACCTCTCCGTTCCTGCTCCACACGGATGACGTGCGCGGCTTCGTCTTCGACGTGACGACGGGTCTGCTGCGCGAGATCGATCCCGCCTGA
- the rsmH gene encoding 16S rRNA (cytosine(1402)-N(4))-methyltransferase RsmH: MSQSRHVPVMLQRCLDMLAPALAEPGAVVVDCTLGLGGHSEALLTRFPEARLVALDRDKEALRLSAERLAPFGERATLVHAVYDELPDVLARLDVPRVQGVLFDLGVSSMQLDEADRGFAYAQDAPLDMRMDQTTGISAAEVLNTYAPGELVRILRAYGEEKQAKRIVSAVVREREKEPFGNSARLVELIRDSLPQAAKRTGGNPAKRTFQALRIEVNGELSVLERAIPAAVKALALGGRIAVLSYHSLEDRLVKQVFAAGAATTAPPGLPVVPERYQPRLKLLTRGAELPTEEEVAENRRAAPARLRGAQRIREDAE, encoded by the coding sequence TTGAGCCAGAGTCGACACGTCCCGGTGATGCTCCAGCGGTGCCTGGACATGCTGGCCCCGGCCCTCGCCGAGCCGGGAGCCGTCGTCGTCGACTGCACGCTCGGACTCGGCGGCCACAGCGAGGCGCTGCTCACCCGCTTCCCCGAGGCCCGTCTGGTGGCCCTGGACCGTGACAAGGAAGCGCTGCGCCTCTCCGCGGAACGGCTCGCGCCCTTCGGTGAACGCGCCACCCTCGTGCACGCCGTCTACGACGAACTGCCGGACGTGCTCGCCCGCCTGGACGTCCCGCGTGTCCAGGGCGTCCTGTTCGACCTCGGCGTCTCCTCCATGCAACTCGACGAGGCCGACCGCGGGTTCGCGTACGCCCAGGACGCCCCGCTCGACATGCGCATGGACCAGACGACCGGGATCAGCGCGGCCGAGGTGCTCAACACCTACGCGCCGGGCGAACTGGTACGGATCCTGCGCGCCTACGGCGAGGAGAAGCAGGCCAAGCGGATCGTCTCCGCCGTGGTGCGCGAACGCGAGAAGGAGCCGTTCGGCAACAGCGCGCGGCTCGTCGAGCTGATCCGCGACTCCCTGCCGCAGGCCGCCAAGCGCACCGGCGGCAACCCGGCCAAGCGGACCTTCCAGGCGCTGCGCATCGAGGTCAACGGCGAACTGAGCGTCCTGGAGAGGGCGATCCCCGCCGCCGTGAAGGCGCTGGCTCTCGGCGGCCGGATCGCCGTGCTGTCGTACCACTCGCTGGAGGACCGGCTGGTCAAGCAGGTCTTCGCGGCCGGCGCGGCCACCACCGCGCCGCCCGGCCTGCCCGTGGTGCCCGAGCGCTACCAGCCCCGGCTCAAGCTGCTCACCCGTGGTGCCGAACTTCCCACCGAGGAAGAGGTCGCCGAGAACCGGCGAGCGGCTCCCGCGCGGCTGCGCGGGGCACAGCGCATCCGTGAGGACGCCGAGTGA